The Paucidesulfovibrio gracilis DSM 16080 genome contains a region encoding:
- the recD2 gene encoding SF1B family DNA helicase RecD2 has product MSTVLEAEVLSVVYHNEGSGWVVARVRAKEEPGQVTIVGTLGRLTPGESLVLKGEWKTHPKFGRQLEVASFEQARPATENGVIKYLASAAIKGIGPTTAERMVKRFGVEVLDILDNDPEKLLEIRGISKNKLKGILESWDTQREIKNLIVFLHSHEVPPTFAGRIFKIHGAQSVRRLKENPYELVYEIRGVGFRTADSMALKLGFPADSPQRIQAAVVFCLFSMSERGGHLYVPRTKLLHEAAKLLEVGDVELLEDALGVLEEKKRIHMEDLPGEDQEQAVYLWHFYRYEREIARRLYELLSHPSPVSRKDVEQALPKVETELGFALTDEQREAVLGACTNKAFIITGGPGTGKTTITRAIVATLRRLGLKPKLAAPTGRAAKRLSEATGRSALTLHRMLQFQPDGGFQYGEDKKLKADAMLVDEASMLDAYLCLSVLRALPLTCRLILVGDVNQLPSVGPGNVLADLIRSDVLPMASLSHIFRQAQESAIVTNAHRINDGQFPDESPHPPPRADFFWVRQDDPSQVQRIIVETVCDRMGERYGLNPMRDVQVLTPMHKGEVGTQALNKLLQQRLNPPSLSAKGHQIKRGFQVFRPGDRVLQLRNNYEKEVFNGDLGWIEDVDASAGELSVDFDGNLVYYESSELDDLTLAYAVSVHKSQGSEYPAIVVPVVTQHYIMLQRNLLYTALTRARKLAVMVGGEKAFGIGLRNVDAFKRHTRLNDRLRGLFDQI; this is encoded by the coding sequence ATGTCCACCGTACTGGAAGCTGAAGTACTGTCCGTTGTCTATCATAATGAAGGGAGCGGCTGGGTTGTTGCGCGCGTTCGCGCCAAGGAGGAACCCGGTCAGGTGACCATTGTGGGAACATTGGGGCGCTTGACCCCGGGAGAATCGTTGGTCCTGAAGGGGGAATGGAAAACGCATCCCAAATTCGGACGGCAACTTGAAGTGGCATCCTTTGAACAGGCTCGTCCTGCCACGGAAAACGGTGTCATCAAATATCTTGCTTCCGCAGCCATCAAAGGCATCGGTCCCACCACAGCGGAGCGCATGGTCAAGCGATTCGGCGTGGAAGTCCTGGATATTCTGGATAATGACCCTGAGAAACTTTTGGAAATTCGCGGAATATCCAAGAATAAGCTCAAAGGGATTCTGGAATCCTGGGATACGCAGCGCGAGATCAAGAACCTGATTGTTTTCCTGCATAGTCATGAAGTGCCGCCCACGTTTGCCGGTCGAATTTTTAAGATACATGGTGCGCAGTCCGTGCGTCGGCTCAAGGAAAATCCCTATGAGCTGGTGTATGAGATTCGGGGGGTGGGGTTTCGCACGGCAGATAGTATGGCCCTGAAACTGGGCTTTCCGGCAGATTCACCACAGCGGATTCAGGCCGCGGTAGTGTTTTGTCTGTTTTCCATGAGTGAGCGGGGCGGCCATTTGTACGTTCCCAGAACCAAGCTCCTGCATGAAGCGGCCAAGCTGCTGGAAGTGGGGGACGTGGAGTTGTTGGAAGACGCTCTTGGCGTGCTTGAGGAGAAAAAGCGCATTCATATGGAAGACCTACCTGGTGAAGATCAGGAACAGGCCGTGTACCTCTGGCATTTTTATCGATACGAGCGGGAGATCGCCCGGCGGCTTTATGAGCTGCTTTCTCATCCTTCGCCCGTGAGTCGGAAGGATGTTGAGCAGGCCTTGCCCAAGGTAGAGACGGAATTGGGCTTTGCCCTCACGGATGAGCAACGTGAGGCCGTGTTGGGAGCCTGCACAAATAAGGCATTTATTATCACCGGCGGACCGGGAACGGGCAAGACGACCATCACAAGGGCTATTGTAGCCACGCTCCGTCGTCTGGGACTTAAGCCCAAGCTGGCCGCTCCCACGGGACGTGCTGCCAAACGGCTTTCCGAGGCCACTGGCCGCAGTGCCCTGACGCTGCACCGCATGTTGCAGTTCCAGCCGGACGGGGGATTCCAGTATGGGGAGGACAAGAAACTCAAGGCCGATGCCATGCTGGTTGACGAGGCTTCCATGCTGGATGCATATCTCTGTCTTTCCGTGCTTCGTGCCTTACCGTTGACCTGCCGTTTGATCCTGGTGGGAGACGTCAACCAGCTGCCCAGCGTGGGACCGGGCAACGTGTTGGCGGATTTGATTCGTTCCGATGTGCTACCCATGGCAAGTTTGTCGCATATTTTTCGTCAAGCTCAGGAAAGCGCCATTGTTACCAATGCCCACCGCATCAATGACGGGCAATTTCCGGATGAAAGCCCGCATCCCCCGCCGCGTGCGGATTTCTTTTGGGTGCGGCAGGACGACCCCTCCCAAGTGCAGCGCATTATCGTGGAAACGGTCTGCGACCGAATGGGCGAACGGTATGGCCTGAACCCCATGCGGGATGTGCAGGTGCTTACGCCGATGCATAAGGGGGAAGTCGGAACCCAGGCGCTGAACAAGCTGTTGCAGCAGCGGCTCAATCCTCCGTCTCTTTCGGCCAAGGGGCATCAGATCAAGCGTGGCTTTCAGGTCTTCCGTCCCGGGGACAGGGTGCTCCAGCTTCGGAATAATTATGAAAAAGAAGTCTTCAACGGCGATCTTGGCTGGATCGAGGACGTGGACGCCTCTGCCGGGGAGTTGTCCGTGGATTTTGATGGAAATCTGGTCTATTACGAATCTTCGGAATTGGATGATTTAACCCTTGCCTATGCCGTATCGGTTCACAAATCCCAAGGCAGCGAGTACCCGGCCATTGTGGTGCCGGTCGTCACCCAGCACTACATCATGCTGCAACGCAATTTGTTGTACACAGCGTTGACCCGCGCCCGAAAGCTGGCCGTCATGGTGGGCGGGGAAAAGGCCTTTGGCATTGGCCTCCGAAACGTGGATGCCTTTAAGCGGCATACTCGGCTCAATGATCGTCTCCGGGGGCTGTTCGACCAAATTTGA
- a CDS encoding ferritin translates to MLSEKMEQAINEQIKWEFYSAYLYLSMSAYFQDLGLPGFAQWMEAQYQEEVFHAMKMFRYVGEQGGRVRLQSIDQPDHEWASPLACMEFSLNHEREVTRRINELASLAQDERDHATFIFMQWFVSEQVEEEDTFGDVVGKLKLVGDGGGLFMLDRDLGARVFTPPTNE, encoded by the coding sequence ATGCTTAGTGAAAAGATGGAACAGGCCATTAATGAACAAATTAAATGGGAGTTTTACTCCGCATACTTGTACCTTTCCATGTCCGCCTATTTTCAGGATCTGGGACTGCCCGGTTTTGCGCAATGGATGGAGGCCCAATACCAGGAGGAGGTCTTCCACGCCATGAAGATGTTTCGCTACGTTGGAGAGCAGGGAGGCCGTGTGCGGCTTCAGTCCATTGACCAACCGGATCATGAATGGGCGTCACCGTTGGCGTGCATGGAGTTTTCGCTCAACCATGAACGTGAAGTGACCCGGCGCATCAACGAACTGGCTTCCCTGGCGCAGGACGAGCGGGACCACGCCACATTCATCTTTATGCAGTGGTTTGTCTCCGAACAGGTGGAAGAGGAAGACACCTTCGGCGATGTGGTCGGCAAGCTCAAGCTCGTGGGCGATGGCGGCGGCCTTTTCATGTTGGATCGGGATCTTGGGGCGCGTGTGTTTACGCCACCGACCAACGAGTAG
- a CDS encoding patatin-like phospholipase domain-containing protein, with translation MRKVALFAFNGELMCFVHVLLNALDMHEAGNEATIVFEGASVKLVPELEKETTPFHGLYAQARTTGLIGGVCRACSAKLGVLKSVEDSGLPLLDDMQGHPSIRGFMEQGYEILTF, from the coding sequence ATGCGAAAGGTTGCATTGTTTGCGTTCAATGGAGAACTGATGTGCTTTGTCCATGTGTTGCTCAACGCACTGGATATGCACGAGGCTGGCAATGAAGCGACCATTGTTTTCGAGGGGGCAAGCGTCAAGTTGGTTCCAGAACTGGAGAAGGAAACCACCCCGTTTCATGGGTTGTATGCCCAGGCCCGCACAACCGGGCTGATCGGAGGCGTGTGCCGGGCCTGTTCTGCCAAGTTGGGCGTCTTGAAGTCCGTGGAGGATAGCGGGCTGCCGCTGTTGGATGATATGCAGGGACACCCGTCCATACGGGGCTTCATGGAACAGGGATATGAGATTTTGACGTTTTAA
- the recR gene encoding recombination mediator RecR, protein MQQLPAPLREVVDQFAGLPGIGPKSALRIALTLLKMPEERARAFGRSVLELRDNLCLCQECGSLSESNPCQLCSDPERDDSQLCVVAEWDSLLVLEEMGQFRGRYMILGGLLDPLSGNDACSLEFERLRERMERGTVRELILALGATLESETTCSHVKNLVEKGWPGVRVSRLAQGIPMGGEVKYMDKETLRQSLMHRQSL, encoded by the coding sequence GTGCAACAACTGCCTGCCCCCCTCCGCGAGGTGGTGGACCAATTCGCAGGGCTGCCCGGCATCGGGCCGAAATCCGCGCTGCGTATTGCGTTGACGCTTTTGAAAATGCCAGAAGAACGGGCCAGGGCGTTTGGGCGTTCTGTCTTGGAATTGCGGGACAACTTGTGCCTTTGCCAGGAATGCGGCTCCCTTTCGGAATCGAATCCCTGTCAGCTTTGTTCCGATCCGGAGCGTGACGACTCTCAGCTTTGTGTCGTGGCGGAGTGGGATTCGTTGCTGGTTTTGGAGGAAATGGGCCAATTCCGTGGGCGGTACATGATTCTGGGGGGATTGCTGGATCCGCTCAGTGGGAACGATGCCTGTAGCCTCGAATTTGAACGACTTCGCGAACGAATGGAGCGGGGTACGGTTCGGGAGCTGATATTGGCCCTCGGTGCCACGCTGGAGTCCGAAACAACCTGTTCTCATGTGAAGAATTTGGTTGAAAAGGGATGGCCGGGGGTCCGTGTCTCCCGATTGGCTCAAGGCATCCCCATGGGGGGAGAGGTCAAGTACATGGACAAGGAAACGTTGCGTCAATCCTTGATGCACCGGCAGTCCCTGTAA
- a CDS encoding 2-oxoacid:acceptor oxidoreductase subunit alpha — MPETAVNILVGGEAGQGLATIGELMAKALTRAGYEMAVTQDYQSRIRGGHNTFAIRAGVEPIWGPEEGIDILVALNQETVDRHGPLLKPGGVVVAGQRVELGGYSGLQVPFRELAPKPIYHNVAALGVLGATLCGDPAILEKLVSDTFSGKGDEVVRTNLEVLRKAYEWVAAQDYGFTCMPSPPEPQQERLMLHGNQALALGALAAGCNFVSFYPMTPSTSIALTLIGKGRDLGLVSEQAEDEIAALNMALGASYAGARACVTTSGGGFALMVEAVSLAGITETPVVIFLVQRPGPATGLPTRTEQADLNVALHAGHGEFPRALLTPGTVEECFHFAHLAFDLAERHQSPVIVLSDQFLADQYRSVAPFDLAALPEGDRPLLEVDDPATYQRYALTEDGVSPRVIPGFSTALVKVDSDEHDQEGHIDETPENRMAQNEKRLRKGAGLRSDVIPPELLGPEDADVLLVCWGSGLGACVEAMQQRNAQGQSTAVLHFKQVWPMREDQFMPFLERAKTVVGVEGNATGQFAGLVRRETGFVFRGMVLRADGYPLTARYVLEGLESLV, encoded by the coding sequence ATGCCTGAAACCGCAGTGAACATCCTGGTGGGAGGCGAGGCCGGACAAGGGCTGGCCACCATCGGAGAACTTATGGCCAAGGCGTTGACCCGGGCCGGATATGAAATGGCCGTTACCCAGGACTACCAATCTCGAATCCGGGGCGGGCATAATACGTTTGCCATCCGTGCGGGGGTGGAACCGATCTGGGGACCGGAAGAGGGGATCGATATCCTCGTGGCTCTCAACCAGGAAACCGTGGACAGGCATGGTCCACTGCTGAAGCCGGGGGGCGTGGTCGTGGCCGGTCAACGTGTGGAGCTGGGCGGATATTCCGGTCTGCAGGTGCCGTTTCGTGAATTGGCTCCCAAGCCCATCTACCATAATGTGGCGGCTCTGGGCGTGCTTGGTGCCACGCTGTGCGGCGATCCGGCCATTCTGGAAAAGCTGGTTTCGGATACATTCTCCGGCAAAGGGGACGAGGTCGTTCGTACCAACCTGGAAGTGCTCCGAAAAGCGTATGAATGGGTTGCGGCCCAGGATTATGGCTTTACCTGCATGCCGTCCCCGCCGGAACCGCAACAGGAACGGCTGATGCTGCATGGTAATCAGGCCTTGGCTCTGGGGGCGTTGGCCGCAGGCTGCAATTTTGTATCATTTTATCCCATGACGCCCTCCACCTCCATCGCCCTGACGTTGATCGGCAAAGGGCGTGATTTGGGGCTGGTTTCGGAGCAGGCCGAAGATGAAATCGCGGCGCTGAATATGGCCTTGGGAGCCTCGTATGCCGGGGCGCGGGCGTGCGTGACCACCTCCGGGGGCGGGTTTGCGCTCATGGTGGAGGCCGTGAGCCTTGCTGGCATCACGGAAACCCCCGTGGTCATCTTTCTGGTCCAGCGTCCTGGCCCGGCAACGGGATTGCCCACGCGGACCGAACAGGCGGATTTGAATGTAGCACTTCACGCCGGGCATGGTGAGTTTCCGCGTGCCTTGCTTACTCCCGGTACGGTGGAGGAGTGCTTCCACTTTGCCCATCTTGCGTTCGACCTTGCAGAGCGGCATCAGTCCCCGGTGATCGTACTTTCGGACCAGTTCCTTGCGGACCAGTATCGCAGTGTCGCGCCGTTTGATTTGGCGGCATTGCCGGAGGGTGACCGTCCTTTGCTGGAGGTCGATGACCCGGCGACATACCAGCGCTACGCCTTGACGGAAGATGGGGTCAGCCCACGAGTGATACCGGGCTTTTCCACGGCCCTGGTCAAGGTGGACAGCGATGAGCATGACCAGGAGGGGCATATTGATGAAACCCCGGAAAACCGCATGGCCCAAAACGAAAAACGGTTGCGCAAAGGGGCCGGACTGCGTTCGGATGTGATCCCGCCGGAGCTGCTCGGCCCGGAGGATGCGGACGTGTTGTTGGTTTGTTGGGGATCCGGACTGGGGGCGTGTGTTGAGGCCATGCAACAGCGCAATGCGCAAGGCCAGAGCACAGCTGTTTTGCATTTTAAACAGGTCTGGCCCATGCGTGAGGATCAATTCATGCCGTTTCTTGAGCGGGCGAAAACTGTGGTGGGAGTGGAAGGCAACGCCACTGGACAGTTTGCTGGGCTTGTGCGTCGGGAAACCGGTTTTGTGTTCAGGGGGATGGTGCTGCGTGCCGATGGTTACCCCCTGACGGCCCGGTATGTGTTGGAAGGCCTTGAAAGTTTGGTCTGA
- the dnaX gene encoding DNA polymerase III subunit gamma/tau has product MSISSLTAKYRPQTFAEVAGQQAIKTILSRAAAENRVAPAYLFSGTRGVGKTTIARIFAKALNCVNAPTAEPCNECSRCRQATAGVFPDVIEIDGASHNKVEDARSLKEDIGYAPLEGRYKVIIIDEAHMLTVQAFNALLKTLEEPPPRVTFIMATTEVRKFPATIVSRCQHYVFQMLSQRELCEHLTGILDLEGLQYDAGALEIIAKRGAGSVRDSMSLLGQALALTQGVLREEDVRSFLGLAGQDVFFSLMQAIHDRDLVAVEQVLRGVLDQGLDLGFFLRELAGCWRNLFLLRQAGESALGLLNFSSDDAKAWLEWAGRFQPAQIHASWQMTLEGQRRVMTSMEPAMALELLLLNLASLPDLLDLESPSAPLPGPVRSNAAGVPQEGAAPAQPSNGPGGRPSNAAGSTKTQRAGHKESAFSSAPESGRGESPRGSAGRNRETSSVEEESEPPGLAATPENPAAETRAGKTYVDPDLGGDVLSRPFVAPGPPSWKGFCDYLKERNGDSDFSTTNLHGVSGTFAEGTLLMHCPNAFMGDRLRRGECGKAFRKLFHEYFGPDAQFRLEVDDGLAAMTNQERVKEIGEHPAVRRVCDLFDASVKEVLPRNLA; this is encoded by the coding sequence ATGAGCATCTCAAGCCTCACTGCCAAATATCGCCCGCAGACCTTTGCCGAAGTGGCAGGGCAACAGGCGATCAAAACCATTTTGTCGCGTGCCGCTGCGGAGAATCGCGTGGCTCCGGCATATCTTTTTTCCGGGACGCGGGGCGTGGGCAAGACAACCATTGCCCGCATTTTCGCCAAGGCGCTGAATTGCGTGAACGCGCCTACAGCCGAACCCTGCAATGAATGCTCCCGCTGCCGGCAGGCCACCGCCGGCGTCTTTCCCGATGTGATCGAAATTGACGGTGCATCGCACAACAAAGTGGAGGATGCCCGCAGCCTCAAGGAGGACATTGGATACGCCCCTCTGGAAGGGCGATACAAGGTCATCATCATTGACGAAGCCCATATGCTCACGGTGCAGGCTTTTAACGCGTTATTGAAGACGTTGGAGGAGCCGCCACCGCGCGTCACCTTCATCATGGCCACTACGGAGGTGCGCAAGTTCCCGGCCACCATTGTTTCCCGATGCCAGCATTATGTCTTTCAAATGTTGTCGCAACGGGAGCTTTGCGAGCACTTGACTGGAATCTTGGACCTTGAAGGCCTTCAATACGATGCCGGAGCACTGGAAATTATTGCAAAGCGTGGCGCAGGAAGCGTCCGCGATTCCATGTCCCTGCTCGGGCAGGCCTTGGCCTTGACCCAGGGCGTTCTGCGTGAGGAAGATGTTCGGTCCTTTTTGGGATTGGCCGGGCAGGATGTGTTTTTCTCCCTGATGCAGGCTATTCATGACCGTGATCTCGTGGCCGTTGAGCAGGTTTTGCGCGGGGTGTTGGATCAGGGGTTGGACCTGGGGTTTTTCCTGCGCGAGCTTGCCGGGTGCTGGCGGAATTTGTTTTTGCTGCGTCAGGCAGGAGAATCCGCCTTGGGATTACTCAATTTCTCAAGCGATGACGCCAAGGCATGGCTCGAATGGGCCGGGCGGTTTCAACCTGCACAAATTCATGCTTCCTGGCAAATGACGTTGGAGGGCCAGCGGCGGGTCATGACCAGTATGGAACCGGCTATGGCCCTGGAATTGCTGTTACTCAACCTGGCGTCGCTGCCTGATCTGCTGGATCTTGAATCTCCTTCCGCGCCGCTTCCCGGCCCGGTTCGATCCAATGCGGCGGGTGTACCGCAGGAAGGGGCGGCTCCGGCACAGCCGTCAAACGGTCCCGGAGGTCGGCCTTCCAACGCCGCGGGATCCACAAAAACGCAGCGTGCCGGACATAAGGAATCAGCTTTTTCGTCCGCTCCAGAGAGCGGTAGAGGCGAAAGCCCCCGCGGGTCCGCTGGCAGGAACCGTGAAACCAGCTCCGTGGAGGAGGAATCCGAGCCGCCGGGGCTAGCCGCAACGCCGGAAAATCCGGCGGCTGAGACAAGGGCAGGGAAAACGTATGTCGACCCGGACCTCGGGGGGGACGTTTTGTCGCGTCCCTTTGTCGCCCCCGGACCTCCTTCCTGGAAGGGATTTTGTGATTATCTGAAGGAGAGAAACGGCGATAGCGACTTCAGCACCACCAATTTACACGGTGTATCGGGGACGTTTGCCGAAGGGACATTGCTGATGCATTGTCCCAATGCCTTCATGGGCGACAGGTTGCGCCGAGGAGAATGCGGCAAAGCGTTTCGTAAACTTTTTCATGAGTATTTTGGGCCAGATGCGCAGTTTCGTCTTGAGGTGGATGATGGCCTGGCGGCCATGACCAATCAGGAACGGGTCAAAGAGATTGGGGAACACCCGGCGGTGCGTCGGGTCTGTGATCTTTTTGACGCCTCGGTCAAAGAGGTGCTTCCGCGCAATCTGGCTTGA
- a CDS encoding branched-chain amino acid transaminase encodes MVQKSETIWFDGKLVPWDEANVHVLTHALHYGTSVFEGIRAYEGTNGKSAVFRLQEHMDRLVDSAKIIGLDLKYNSEQLTEATIQTLESNGLKEGYIRPLVFVGAGAMGVHPGANPLHVCIAAWPWGAYLGEEALEKGIRVKCSSFTRHHVNVMMTKAKSGGNYVNSVLAKTEAVADGYDEAVMLDPQGYVAEGTGENLFMVKDDVIYTPPLHNVLGGFTRDSVITLAGDLGYEVREITMGRDMLYIADEVFFTGTAAEITPVREVDRRVIGEGKAGPVAKLLQTEFFRIVKGENPDYALWLHEYEI; translated from the coding sequence ATGGTGCAGAAATCCGAAACAATCTGGTTCGACGGCAAGCTGGTTCCCTGGGACGAAGCCAATGTGCATGTCCTGACCCACGCCCTACATTATGGAACATCCGTATTTGAGGGTATTCGGGCCTATGAGGGGACCAACGGCAAGTCCGCGGTGTTTCGTCTTCAGGAACATATGGATCGCCTGGTGGACTCCGCCAAGATCATCGGCCTGGATCTGAAATATAACAGCGAGCAGTTGACCGAGGCGACCATTCAGACCCTGGAGTCCAATGGACTCAAGGAGGGCTACATCCGCCCCTTGGTTTTCGTCGGCGCGGGCGCCATGGGAGTGCATCCCGGGGCGAACCCCTTGCACGTGTGCATCGCGGCCTGGCCGTGGGGGGCGTATCTCGGCGAGGAAGCCTTGGAAAAGGGCATTCGCGTAAAATGTTCCTCCTTTACCCGGCACCACGTGAACGTCATGATGACCAAGGCCAAGAGCGGCGGCAACTATGTCAACTCTGTGCTGGCCAAGACGGAAGCCGTTGCTGACGGGTATGACGAAGCCGTTATGCTTGACCCTCAGGGCTATGTTGCCGAAGGGACGGGCGAGAACCTTTTCATGGTCAAGGACGATGTCATTTATACTCCCCCGCTGCATAACGTGCTGGGCGGGTTCACCCGCGACTCCGTGATTACGCTTGCCGGTGATTTGGGCTACGAGGTGCGGGAAATCACCATGGGCCGTGATATGCTCTACATCGCGGACGAAGTGTTTTTTACGGGCACTGCTGCGGAAATCACGCCGGTGCGTGAAGTGGACCGCCGGGTCATTGGTGAGGGCAAGGCCGGTCCTGTGGCCAAGCTCCTGCAAACCGAGTTCTTCCGCATCGTCAAAGGGGAGAACCCCGATTACGCCCTGTGGTTGCACGAGTACGAAATCTGA
- a CDS encoding 2-oxoacid:ferredoxin oxidoreductase subunit beta, whose translation MTTIEEFGTYETAWCPGCGNHAILKAVKQAFAGMGLAPHEVLLVSGIGQAAKLPQYLRCNMFNGLHGRALPAATGARLANPGLKVFAVSGDGCTYGEGGNHFLAALRRNPDITLLAHDNQIYGLTKGQASPTTTFGQKTKAQPAGQPSAPLNPVALAVAMRVSFVARAFSGEAEHLVEMITQAANTPGFALVDVLQPCVSFNKVNTFGWYKERCYKLDKEHDPTDWGAAMRLADEFGERIPLGVIWQGDREPFEAAASGKAATALAKHRPDSAMLEQVLRSFA comes from the coding sequence ATGACGACAATAGAAGAATTCGGCACCTACGAAACCGCGTGGTGCCCCGGTTGCGGCAATCACGCTATTCTGAAGGCTGTGAAACAGGCTTTTGCCGGGATGGGACTGGCTCCTCATGAAGTGTTGCTGGTTTCCGGTATTGGCCAGGCAGCCAAACTTCCGCAGTATCTGCGGTGCAATATGTTCAACGGACTGCATGGCCGTGCGCTGCCTGCGGCAACAGGAGCACGACTGGCCAACCCCGGGCTGAAGGTTTTCGCTGTCAGCGGCGACGGGTGCACGTATGGCGAGGGGGGCAACCATTTTCTTGCTGCGTTGCGCCGTAATCCGGACATCACGCTGCTGGCGCACGACAACCAGATTTATGGGCTGACCAAGGGACAGGCCAGTCCCACAACGACCTTCGGTCAGAAGACCAAGGCCCAGCCCGCAGGACAGCCTTCAGCCCCTCTCAATCCTGTGGCGCTTGCCGTGGCCATGCGCGTGAGCTTTGTGGCCCGTGCCTTTTCCGGGGAGGCGGAGCATTTGGTGGAAATGATCACCCAAGCCGCGAACACCCCCGGATTCGCTTTGGTGGATGTGCTCCAGCCGTGCGTTTCCTTCAACAAGGTCAATACGTTCGGGTGGTATAAAGAGCGTTGTTACAAACTGGACAAGGAACATGACCCCACCGACTGGGGCGCGGCCATGCGCCTGGCCGACGAATTTGGCGAGAGAATCCCCTTGGGGGTGATTTGGCAGGGCGACCGTGAGCCTTTTGAGGCTGCGGCGTCTGGAAAGGCTGCAACGGCTTTGGCAAAGCATCGTCCGGATTCGGCCATGCTGGAACAAGTGCTGCGTTCGTTTGCTTAG
- a CDS encoding YbaB/EbfC family nucleoid-associated protein — MKGMNDMIRQAQIMQRKIADTQEKLKTQEVEATAGGGMVRVKCTGGQEISEIVIDPSVVESGDVEMIQDLVLAAVNEGLKQSKEMMEQEMGSITGGLNIPGLF, encoded by the coding sequence ATGAAAGGCATGAATGATATGATCCGCCAGGCGCAGATTATGCAGCGCAAGATCGCGGACACCCAGGAAAAACTGAAGACCCAGGAAGTGGAGGCCACTGCCGGAGGCGGCATGGTCCGCGTTAAGTGCACCGGTGGACAGGAAATTTCTGAAATCGTCATTGACCCCAGTGTGGTGGAGAGCGGCGATGTGGAAATGATCCAGGATCTCGTTCTGGCCGCTGTGAATGAGGGATTGAAGCAGTCCAAAGAAATGATGGAGCAGGAAATGGGTTCCATCACTGGTGGGCTGAACATCCCCGGTTTGTTTTAG